One window from the genome of Rhodopseudomonas sp. P2A-2r encodes:
- a CDS encoding branched-chain amino acid ABC transporter permease, giving the protein MNTTILLFLLQDGITNGAIYALLGLALVLVFAVTRVILIPQGEFITYGALTYASLSTGQVPGTVRLAVAMGVVAFAFDIFTFRKSLHLRRVLRAFAVNIVFPLAVWGLTLALAGRQSHIAVNIALSLLIVAAIGLFLYRIAFQPIAHTSVLVLLIASVGCHLALQGFGLVFFGAEGQRGPTISDAAVMIGPLRFTGQSIAVYAITLALIIGLWLFFGFTLYGKALRATAVNRLGARLVGIRTSLSGQIAFLLASVIGAISGILIVPITTLYYDTGFLIGLKGFVAAIIGGLVSYPLTAVAAIVVGCVEAFSSFYASNFKEVIVFTLILPVLVLRSLAAPAVDEEKD; this is encoded by the coding sequence TTGAACACAACGATTCTGCTGTTCCTCTTGCAGGACGGCATCACCAACGGCGCGATCTACGCGCTGCTTGGCCTGGCGCTGGTGCTGGTCTTTGCGGTCACCAGGGTGATCCTGATTCCGCAGGGCGAATTCATCACCTATGGTGCGCTGACTTATGCCAGCCTGTCGACCGGGCAGGTCCCGGGCACGGTTCGCCTGGCCGTCGCCATGGGCGTGGTCGCTTTTGCCTTCGACATCTTCACCTTCAGAAAGTCGCTGCATCTGCGGCGTGTTCTGCGCGCATTCGCGGTCAATATCGTGTTTCCGCTGGCCGTGTGGGGCCTGACCCTGGCGCTGGCCGGACGGCAGAGCCACATCGCGGTGAATATCGCTTTGTCCCTGCTGATCGTCGCGGCGATCGGACTGTTCCTCTATCGCATCGCGTTCCAGCCGATCGCCCACACCTCTGTGCTGGTGCTGCTGATCGCCTCGGTGGGTTGCCACCTGGCCCTGCAGGGCTTCGGCCTGGTGTTCTTCGGCGCCGAGGGCCAGCGCGGCCCCACCATCTCCGATGCCGCCGTGATGATCGGGCCGCTGCGCTTCACCGGCCAGAGCATCGCAGTCTACGCCATCACCCTCGCGCTGATCATCGGCCTCTGGCTGTTCTTCGGTTTCACGCTATACGGCAAGGCGCTGCGCGCCACCGCGGTGAACCGGCTTGGCGCCCGCCTCGTCGGCATCCGCACTTCGCTGTCCGGCCAGATCGCCTTCCTGCTGGCATCGGTGATCGGCGCCATCTCCGGCATCCTGATCGTGCCGATCACCACGCTCTATTACGACACCGGCTTCCTGATCGGCCTCAAGGGCTTCGTCGCCGCAATTATCGGCGGCCTGGTGAGCTATCCGCTCACCGCCGTCGCCGCCATCGTGGTCGGCTGCGTCGAGGCGTTCTCATCGTTCTACGCGAGCAATTTCAAGGAGGTCATCGTCTTCACGCTGATCCTGCCGGTCCTCGTGCTGCGCTCGCTTGCGGCACCCGCGGTCGATGAAGAGAAGGATTGA
- a CDS encoding glycerate kinase produces the protein MTDKRPLLRAIFDAAVAAAHPDKILGAHLPAPPKGRIIILAAGKAAGAMAAAAEAHYLDDLKIEPSRLIGIATTRHGHGVPTRRITVIEAGHPVPDEAGLKGADDSLRLAATAAADDLLLVLISGGGSANWIAPVAGISFLQKQQVTRALLRSGAAIGEINTVRKHLSRIKGGRLARAGQRAEILTLAISDVPHDDPAVIASGPTVPDASTLAEARAIVAKYDLAIDDAVRAALDDDANESVKPGDAAFARARYQMIARPRESLDAAIKVAADAGYEIVDLGADLEGEAREVAAGHAQLALKARADNRKLAILSGGELTVTVTGNGRGGPNQEYALALADLLKDSTGMSALAGDTDGADGGAGSADDPAGAMVDAKTFAAMRAQNLEAAAYLKNNDATAFFTATGDLLHSGPTLTNVNDVRVILVERE, from the coding sequence ATGACCGACAAACGCCCGCTTTTGCGCGCCATCTTCGACGCCGCCGTGGCCGCCGCCCATCCGGACAAGATCCTGGGCGCGCATTTGCCCGCGCCGCCGAAGGGCCGCATCATCATCCTCGCCGCCGGCAAGGCTGCCGGCGCCATGGCCGCCGCCGCCGAGGCGCACTATCTCGATGACCTCAAGATCGAGCCGTCACGCCTCATCGGCATCGCCACCACGCGCCACGGCCATGGCGTGCCGACACGCCGCATCACGGTGATCGAGGCCGGCCATCCCGTGCCCGACGAGGCCGGACTGAAGGGCGCCGACGACAGCCTGAGGCTCGCCGCCACCGCCGCTGCCGACGACCTGCTGCTGGTGCTGATTTCCGGCGGCGGCTCCGCCAACTGGATCGCACCGGTGGCGGGCATCAGCTTCCTGCAGAAACAGCAGGTGACGCGCGCGCTGCTGCGCTCCGGCGCCGCCATCGGCGAGATCAACACCGTGCGCAAGCATCTGTCGCGCATCAAGGGCGGCCGCCTCGCCCGCGCCGGCCAGCGCGCCGAGATCCTGACGCTGGCGATTTCCGACGTGCCCCATGACGACCCGGCGGTGATCGCGTCAGGCCCGACAGTGCCTGACGCCAGCACGCTGGCCGAAGCCCGCGCCATCGTCGCCAAATACGATCTTGCCATCGACGACGCGGTTCGCGCCGCCCTCGACGATGACGCCAACGAGAGCGTCAAGCCGGGCGATGCGGCGTTCGCACGCGCGCGCTACCAGATGATCGCGCGACCGCGCGAATCCCTCGACGCCGCCATCAAGGTGGCGGCAGATGCCGGCTACGAGATCGTCGACCTCGGCGCCGACCTCGAGGGCGAGGCCCGCGAGGTGGCTGCAGGGCATGCGCAGCTCGCCCTGAAGGCACGCGCGGACAACCGGAAGCTCGCGATCCTGTCGGGCGGCGAACTCACCGTGACCGTCACCGGCAACGGCCGCGGCGGCCCCAATCAGGAATATGCGCTGGCGCTGGCGGACTTGCTGAAAGACAGCACCGGCATGTCAGCGCTGGCCGGCGACACCGACGGCGCCGACGGCGGCGCCGGCAGCGCCGACGATCCGGCAGGTGCGATGGTCGATGCGAAGACGTTTGCTGCGATGCGCGCGCAGAACCTCGAGGCCGCCGCCTATCTGAAGAATAACGACGCCACCGCATTCTTCACAGCTACCGGCGACCTGCTGCATAGCGGTCCGACGCTGACCAACGTCAATGATGTCAGGGTGATCCTGGTGGAGCGGGAATAG
- the putA gene encoding bifunctional proline dehydrogenase/L-glutamate gamma-semialdehyde dehydrogenase PutA has translation MTSGPAFHAPYAADDATMAATLLAGARLTPAQETRIDATATRLIRAIRGRDDRFGGVEDMLREYALSTKEGLALMVLAEALLRVPDAATADRFIEDRLGHGDFVHHEIRSTAFLVNASAWALGVSARVIQSGETPRGTIGQLTKRLGAPAVRAATRQAMRLMGSHFVLGETIEAALQRARTRDDRAPRYSFDMLGEGARTRADAQRYCRAYRTAIDAIGHSAGHHALPDRPGISVKLSALHPRFEAMSRARVMTQLVPDLIALARQAKTYNLNFTVDAEEADRLELSLDVIAAAFADPSLAGWDSFGLAIQAYQKRAGAVIDWAAALADSLDRRMMVRLVKGAYWDNEIKRTQERGLGDYPVFTRKAMTDLNYIACAQRLLALRPRIFPQFATHNALTVATIVELAGDNATYEFQRLHGMGEALYAQLIADRMQLSCRTYAPVGGHRDLLAYLVRRLLENGANSSFVAVAGDNSVPVEVLLKRPADIIGTADQARHPHIPLPRDLYRPQRINSRGVEFGERAALRELVNEVAGATGGASVADATPEEANAAIVAAQAGFQHWSRTPADARAAALERAADLLEQRRAGFIALLQREGGKTLDDALSEVREAIDFCRYYAAHGRVLFGDGVAMPGPTGESNLLRLRGRGVFVAISPWNFPLAIFLGQVTAALTAGNAVVAKPAEQTPRVAAAAVQLLHEAGVPATALHLVPGDGAIGAVLVAHAGIAGVAFTGSTEVARNINRALAAKDGPIVPLIAETGGINAMIVDATALPEQVADDVVTSAFRSAGQRCSALRLLFVQEDVADRMIEMIVGSARELQLGDVSDPATHVGPVIDAEAKHKLDGHIARMRQEARLHFAGVAPSGNFVAPHIFELSDAGQLTEEVFGPVLHVVRYRADALDEVVQAITRSGFGLTLGVHSRIDDMVEGVIDRLQFGNIYVNRNMIGAVVGVQPFGGFGLSGTGPKAGGPHYLPRFATEQTVTINTAAAGGNAALLSDAE, from the coding sequence CGAGGCGCTATTGCGGGTGCCGGACGCGGCCACCGCCGACCGCTTCATCGAGGACCGACTCGGCCACGGCGACTTCGTGCATCACGAAATCAGGTCGACTGCGTTCCTGGTCAATGCCTCGGCCTGGGCGCTTGGCGTGTCGGCGCGGGTGATCCAGTCCGGAGAGACGCCCCGGGGCACCATCGGACAACTCACAAAGCGGCTCGGCGCGCCCGCGGTGCGGGCCGCGACAAGGCAGGCGATGCGGCTGATGGGCAGCCACTTTGTCCTTGGCGAGACCATCGAGGCCGCGCTGCAGCGCGCCAGAACGCGAGACGATCGCGCGCCACGCTATTCCTTCGACATGCTCGGCGAAGGCGCGCGCACCCGCGCCGATGCGCAGCGCTATTGCCGCGCCTATCGAACCGCCATCGACGCCATCGGCCACAGCGCCGGCCACCATGCCCTGCCCGACCGGCCGGGCATTTCGGTGAAACTGTCGGCGTTGCATCCGCGCTTCGAGGCGATGAGCCGCGCCCGGGTGATGACCCAACTGGTGCCGGATCTGATCGCGCTGGCGCGCCAGGCAAAGACCTACAACCTCAACTTCACTGTCGATGCCGAGGAGGCCGATCGGCTCGAACTGTCGCTCGACGTGATCGCGGCGGCCTTTGCAGATCCGTCGCTGGCCGGCTGGGATAGTTTTGGCCTGGCGATCCAGGCCTATCAGAAGCGCGCCGGCGCAGTGATCGACTGGGCGGCTGCGCTCGCCGACAGCCTTGACCGCCGCATGATGGTCCGGCTGGTGAAGGGCGCCTATTGGGACAACGAGATCAAGCGCACCCAGGAGCGCGGCCTCGGCGACTACCCGGTGTTCACCCGCAAGGCGATGACCGACCTCAACTACATCGCCTGCGCGCAACGCCTGCTGGCGCTGCGACCGCGGATCTTTCCGCAATTCGCCACCCACAACGCGCTGACGGTGGCGACGATTGTCGAACTCGCCGGCGACAACGCTACTTACGAATTTCAGCGTCTGCACGGCATGGGCGAGGCGCTCTATGCGCAACTGATCGCCGATCGGATGCAACTTTCCTGCCGCACCTATGCGCCGGTGGGCGGCCACCGCGACCTGCTGGCCTATCTGGTGCGCCGGCTGCTGGAGAACGGCGCCAACTCGTCCTTCGTCGCGGTCGCCGGTGACAATAGCGTGCCGGTGGAAGTGTTGCTGAAGCGGCCGGCTGATATCATCGGCACCGCGGACCAGGCGCGGCATCCCCATATTCCGCTGCCGCGCGATCTCTACCGGCCGCAGCGGATCAACTCGCGCGGCGTCGAGTTCGGTGAGCGCGCGGCATTGCGGGAACTGGTCAACGAGGTCGCCGGCGCGACAGGCGGCGCATCGGTCGCCGATGCCACGCCAGAAGAGGCGAATGCCGCCATCGTCGCCGCACAAGCGGGCTTCCAGCACTGGAGCCGCACCCCGGCCGATGCGCGCGCCGCCGCTCTGGAGCGCGCCGCCGACCTGCTCGAGCAACGCCGCGCCGGCTTCATCGCGCTGCTGCAGCGCGAGGGCGGCAAGACGCTGGACGATGCGCTGTCGGAGGTCCGCGAGGCCATCGACTTCTGTCGCTACTATGCCGCGCACGGCCGCGTCCTGTTCGGCGACGGCGTAGCGATGCCCGGGCCGACCGGTGAGAGCAACCTGCTGCGACTGCGCGGACGCGGCGTCTTCGTGGCGATCTCGCCATGGAATTTTCCGCTGGCGATTTTCCTGGGCCAGGTCACGGCGGCGCTGACGGCCGGTAATGCGGTGGTGGCAAAACCCGCCGAACAGACGCCGCGCGTGGCTGCTGCCGCAGTGCAGCTGCTCCATGAGGCCGGCGTGCCGGCGACAGCGCTGCATCTGGTGCCGGGCGATGGCGCGATCGGCGCGGTGCTGGTGGCACATGCCGGCATCGCCGGCGTAGCGTTCACCGGCTCCACCGAGGTCGCCCGCAACATCAACCGCGCTCTGGCGGCGAAGGACGGCCCGATCGTGCCGCTGATCGCCGAGACCGGCGGCATCAATGCCATGATCGTTGACGCAACCGCGCTGCCGGAACAGGTCGCCGACGACGTAGTGACCTCGGCGTTCCGCTCTGCCGGCCAGCGCTGCTCGGCGCTGCGGCTGCTGTTCGTGCAGGAGGACGTCGCCGATCGCATGATCGAGATGATCGTCGGCAGCGCACGCGAGCTGCAGCTCGGCGATGTCAGCGATCCCGCCACCCATGTCGGCCCGGTGATCGACGCCGAGGCGAAGCACAAGCTCGATGGCCATATCGCGCGGATGCGGCAAGAAGCTCGCCTGCATTTCGCCGGCGTCGCGCCATCAGGCAATTTCGTGGCACCGCACATTTTTGAATTGTCCGACGCGGGGCAGCTCACCGAAGAAGTGTTCGGTCCGGTGCTGCACGTGGTGCGCTACCGCGCCGACGCGCTTGACGAGGTGGTGCAGGCGATCACCCGCAGCGGCTTCGGGCTGACGCTCGGCGTCCATTCGCGGATCGACGACATGGTTGAAGGCGTTATCGACCGGCTGCAGTTCGGCAACATCTATGTCAACCGCAACATGATAGGCGCGGTGGTCGGCGTGCAGCCGTTCGGCGGCTTCGGCCTGTCGGGCACCGGTCCCAAGGCCGGCGGTCCGCACTACCTGCCACGCTTCGCCACCGAGCAGACCGTGACCATCAACACCGCCGCGGCCGGTGGCAACGCAGCATTGCTGTCGGATGCGGAATAG
- a CDS encoding MarR family winged helix-turn-helix transcriptional regulator, whose product MDLQLQVLPEDTAVDDTTLQIGELAGLLGYSLKRAQLRVFDDFMRCMAPLQLTPAQFSVLLLLDNNPGRNQTEIANTLGILRPNFVAMLDALESRGLCTRMRSPNDRRSHVLMLTDKGRATLVRAKKLVTAKHEARLIEVLGPANHTALLGMLATIARDF is encoded by the coding sequence ATGGACCTTCAGCTGCAGGTGCTGCCTGAGGACACCGCCGTCGACGACACCACACTGCAGATCGGCGAACTGGCCGGCCTGCTCGGCTACTCGCTCAAGCGGGCTCAGTTGCGGGTGTTCGACGACTTCATGCGCTGCATGGCGCCGCTGCAACTGACGCCGGCGCAGTTTTCCGTGCTGCTGCTGCTGGACAACAATCCCGGCCGCAACCAGACCGAGATCGCCAACACCCTCGGCATTCTCCGCCCCAATTTCGTGGCCATGCTGGATGCGCTGGAAAGCCGCGGCCTGTGCACCCGGATGCGTTCGCCCAACGATCGCCGCTCCCATGTCCTGATGCTCACCGACAAGGGCCGCGCCACGCTGGTCCGCGCCAAGAAACTGGTCACCGCCAAGCACGAGGCCCGTTTGATCGAGGTGCTCGGCCCGGCCAACCACACCGCGCTGCTCGGCATGCTGGCGACGATTGCCCGGGATTTTTAG